Proteins from one Impatiens glandulifera chromosome 2, dImpGla2.1, whole genome shotgun sequence genomic window:
- the LOC124924633 gene encoding F-box only protein 6-like, whose translation MEVGETSRRKSRRNKLIICSSNEMLPKIWEKFPEDLFEVVGARLPTSTFFRFLCVSRKWNSMLTSHSFRDQYAQIPISQPWFYTITHDNVNTAAIYDPSSNKWHHQKVHSFLEKLVIYPLASIGGIICFVNIHRTRFFVGNPLTQTFKELPACSSMDWSQVAVGMWMNGKSTIEGYKILFLGCNGQYIIFDSNKNKWYESKVISTSIRLPYILNLRSQAISVDGCLYFMSSYPNGMVCYNTLSGIWNHFSVPILHDMISGRFLVECGGRIMFVCVMIKSCVSICIWEFEKTTLLWKYFDKMPRELCLKLYKKGANMICVGNKDMIFLCFSSEKLFMLVTYDVVKKEWFKAPRSLLPRGMAYQRFRHKIAFYPCITATP comes from the coding sequence ATGGAAGTCGGGGAGACTTCTCGTAGGAAAAGTCGTAGAAATAAGTTGATCATATGTTCGTCTAATGAAATGTTACCTAAGATATGGGAAAAATTCCCGGAAGACCTCTTTGAAGTCGTTGGGGCGAGACTCCCAACATCTACCttctttcgtttcctttgtGTTAGTAGAAAGTGGAACTCCATGTTGACTTCTCATTCGTTTCGGGACCAATATGCTCAAATTCCCATCTCCCAACCTTGGTTCTACACCATCACCCACGACAATGTAAACACCGCAGCCATTTATGACCCCTCCTCGAATAAATGGCACCATCAAAAAGTTCATTCTTTCTTAGAGAAGTTGGTTATCTACCCTCTAGCTTCTATCGGTGGTATAATTTGTTTTGTCAATATTCATCGTACCCGTTTTTTCGTGGGTAACCCGCTTACTCAGACATTCAAGGAGCTTCCAGCTTGTTCAAGCATGGATTGGTCTCAAGTAGCCGTTGGAATGTGGATGAATGGAAAATCCACAATCGAGGGCTATAAGATCCTCTTCTTAGGTTGCAATGGCCAGTACATAATTTTTGATTCCAACAAGAATAAATGGTATGAATCAAAAGTTATTTCAACGAGCATAAGGTTGCCGTATATTTTGAACTTGCGCTCGCAGGCTATCTCCGTGGATGGTTGTCTTTACTTTATGTCTTCATATCCAAACGGTATGGTCTGCTACAATACGTTGTCTGGAATTTGGAATCATTTCTCAGTCCCGATTCTACATGATATGATTTCTGGCCGATTTCTCGTAGAATGTGGGGGACGAATCATGTTCGTTTGTGTGATGATAAAATCGTGTGTTTCTATTTGCATTTGGGAGTTTGAAAAAACAACATTATTATGGAAGTACTTCGACAAAATGCCACGTGAGTTGTGCTTGAAATTGTACAAGAAGGGCGCAAATATGATTTGTGTAGGTAATAAAGATATGATCTTTCTGTGCTTTAGTTCTGAAAAATTGTTCATGTTAGTAACATATGATGTTGTGAAGAAAGAATGGTTTAAAGCTCCAAGATCTTTACTTCCCCGAGGAATGGCGTATCAAAGGTTTCGACATAAAATCGCATTTTATCCATGCATTACTGCAACACCTTAG